In Desulfosediminicola ganghwensis, a single window of DNA contains:
- a CDS encoding sensor histidine kinase, whose amino-acid sequence MKLFPSQFPISRALITYSIVIAMILVVVIAGSINFQVGSAIKDLQERTTREDAEDVSKAIKTFLSDKKEALKELAQRPLITQSVMQPGEMRPQLIDAMQGMTLIGTECQLNLLDFKGRSINSSRPLPVFDYTGEHWVQKLIGGKIAYHWEISSTTTILPRRYWRIAIPVLFGGQPEGILVAEIDLTGLNTFHSHLPTAENIEIEIIQHGESVATFGPRIDTLAYTHVMADPHLLILCRMDDTALNRTRMSIVVKVSLALMATAFAFLCISLYFANRLYAKPLKNLRQMVLKMYNDPTDNVLPTDQRLLEISALAEEYNRLTRQIQSREKALLDAKENLEVTVEARTRELQESQEQLRILNEGLEEQISDRTIELETAQDRLVMQEKMASVGQLAAGLSHELNNPINFVRTNFATLVEDFDDLLLIHSKYEILTQKAAENPLLAEPAAEVQMLHKKLGIEHLLEDIPQLFDESERGFVRIAQIIQSMRDFSRIDFSGEFSWANINSGIEDTLIIARNEYKYHADVHTELGDVDDIHCSLEQLSQVFLNLIVNSAHAIASQDRTDKGLISIRTWQEGNTILCEFRDDGPGVPIEQRRQIFEPFYTTKAPGKGTGLGLSISYDIIVNKHRGELSLHCPDEGGSIFTISLPVDQKEEVTHDSH is encoded by the coding sequence ATGAAACTTTTCCCCTCCCAATTCCCGATCAGCAGAGCATTGATCACCTATTCAATTGTGATAGCCATGATCCTGGTTGTGGTCATCGCCGGAAGTATCAACTTCCAGGTCGGTTCTGCCATCAAAGATCTCCAGGAACGAACTACCCGGGAGGATGCCGAAGACGTCAGTAAAGCCATAAAGACTTTTCTCTCCGATAAAAAGGAGGCTCTCAAGGAGTTGGCCCAGCGTCCGCTCATTACCCAAAGTGTCATGCAACCCGGAGAGATGCGCCCGCAACTGATAGATGCGATGCAAGGCATGACCCTCATCGGCACAGAATGCCAGCTCAACCTCCTTGATTTCAAGGGGCGAAGCATCAACTCATCCCGGCCATTACCAGTTTTTGACTACACCGGTGAGCACTGGGTACAAAAGCTGATTGGTGGAAAAATCGCGTATCACTGGGAGATCAGCTCCACTACCACCATACTCCCAAGACGCTATTGGCGTATCGCCATACCTGTCTTGTTCGGCGGACAACCGGAAGGAATTCTGGTTGCGGAAATTGATCTTACCGGACTGAATACATTTCACTCCCACCTTCCCACTGCCGAAAATATAGAAATTGAGATCATCCAGCACGGAGAGAGCGTTGCCACCTTCGGGCCGCGAATCGACACCTTAGCCTACACGCATGTTATGGCTGATCCGCACCTGCTCATCTTGTGCCGCATGGATGACACTGCTCTTAACCGGACCAGAATGAGTATAGTTGTTAAGGTCAGCCTGGCACTGATGGCCACGGCCTTCGCTTTTCTATGTATCTCGCTCTATTTCGCAAACCGATTGTATGCCAAACCGTTGAAAAACCTGCGACAGATGGTGTTGAAGATGTACAACGATCCAACCGATAATGTGTTGCCAACGGATCAGCGCCTTCTGGAAATATCCGCACTCGCTGAGGAATATAACAGGCTGACACGTCAGATCCAGTCCCGGGAGAAAGCACTTCTGGATGCTAAAGAGAATCTTGAAGTCACAGTAGAGGCACGCACCCGGGAACTACAGGAAAGCCAGGAGCAGCTTCGCATACTCAATGAGGGGCTGGAGGAACAGATCTCTGACAGAACCATTGAACTGGAAACAGCCCAGGACAGGCTGGTTATGCAGGAGAAAATGGCCTCAGTCGGGCAACTGGCGGCGGGCCTTTCCCACGAACTCAACAATCCGATAAATTTCGTACGAACCAATTTCGCCACCCTGGTCGAAGATTTTGATGACCTGCTGCTCATCCACAGCAAATATGAGATCCTCACCCAGAAAGCCGCCGAAAATCCGCTCCTGGCCGAACCCGCGGCCGAAGTGCAGATGCTGCACAAAAAACTCGGTATCGAGCACCTTCTTGAAGATATTCCCCAACTCTTTGACGAGTCTGAACGTGGTTTTGTCCGCATTGCCCAGATCATTCAATCAATGCGTGATTTCTCCCGAATCGATTTCAGCGGCGAATTCTCCTGGGCCAATATCAATAGCGGCATTGAGGACACTCTGATTATCGCCAGAAACGAATATAAATATCATGCTGATGTACACACAGAGCTTGGAGATGTTGACGACATCCATTGCTCTCTGGAGCAATTAAGCCAGGTGTTTCTCAACTTGATTGTCAATAGCGCCCATGCCATCGCCTCTCAGGATCGAACAGACAAGGGCCTGATTTCCATACGGACCTGGCAGGAAGGAAATACCATACTCTGTGAATTTCGTGATGACGGCCCCGGTGTTCCGATTGAGCAGCGCCGCCAGATTTTCGAGCCGTTTTACACAACCAAAGCCCCCGGTAAAGGAACAGGACTCGGGTTGTCGATCTCTTATGACATCATCGTCAATAAACACCGTGGCGAGCTTTCCCTGCACTGCCCGGACGAAGGTGGCTCAATTTTTACCATCTCCCTGCCTGTGGACCAGAAGGAGGAAGTAACCCATGATTCCCATTGA
- a CDS encoding methyltransferase domain-containing protein, with product MAGGLPVQNTSQPVKHVDQVAGEAFGVGELKNIASAVHSKYASVANSAEGMFRYPTGREGAVKLGYDEAILAEMPVESLNSFCGVGNPHAIAPVVEGAHVLDVGCGAGFDLIVARKTVGGSGRVCGIDMTPEMLERARKNFSELGVQNIELELVDSEKIPYPDETFDVVISNGVINLSPAKLALFREIRRVLKPGGRLQFADIVLAQPLPAAMKGNLDAWAQUVGGAVSVRDQIALMEKAGFSNVECVGNTGISTSQFTEGALFIAVAR from the coding sequence TTGGCCGGCGGTCTGCCGGTACAGAATACGTCACAGCCTGTAAAGCATGTTGATCAGGTTGCTGGCGAGGCCTTTGGTGTAGGTGAGTTAAAAAACATCGCCTCTGCGGTGCACAGCAAGTACGCATCCGTAGCGAATTCTGCTGAAGGGATGTTTCGATATCCTACCGGGCGTGAAGGTGCGGTGAAGTTGGGATATGATGAGGCGATTCTTGCAGAGATGCCCGTAGAGTCACTGAACAGTTTTTGTGGCGTTGGTAATCCCCATGCCATTGCACCTGTTGTGGAAGGTGCTCATGTGTTGGATGTTGGTTGCGGCGCTGGTTTCGACCTGATTGTTGCCAGAAAAACCGTGGGTGGTTCAGGGCGGGTTTGCGGTATTGACATGACCCCGGAAATGCTGGAGCGTGCCAGGAAGAACTTTTCCGAACTAGGTGTCCAGAATATCGAGCTGGAGCTGGTCGATTCAGAAAAAATACCCTATCCGGATGAAACCTTCGATGTGGTGATCTCCAATGGAGTAATCAATCTCTCTCCGGCCAAGCTCGCGCTCTTCAGGGAGATTCGCAGGGTACTGAAGCCGGGAGGCAGGCTGCAGTTTGCTGATATCGTGTTGGCTCAACCGTTGCCTGCTGCCATGAAAGGTAATCTCGACGCCTGGGCCCAATGAGTGGGTGGCGCGGTCTCCGTGAGAGACCAGATTGCACTGATGGAAAAAGCTGGTTTCAGCAATGTGGAGTGTGTCGGTAACACAGGTATCAGTACTTCTCAATTTACTGAAGGAGCATTGTTTATTGCAGTAGCCCGATAG
- a CDS encoding outer membrane protein, with amino-acid sequence MKKFFVGACIGGLLINFAVSDAEAAKLYVSGHLGAAFADDSDWDLPAGVPFSYVIGYDTGWSGLAAVGYEFEKIRLEAEIGYQNNGLDSLNVVAFGDGSDGPDVPDGSIPLTGDLNLLTMMVNGYYSFDNSSKFTPYISAGFGFAYVELKDLYAETMDEDQSKLNFYDTVFAYQFGAGVEYGISEQLFLDLRYRYFATSDIALDFGRSDTVDMEFASHNLYAGVRYLF; translated from the coding sequence ATGAAAAAGTTTTTTGTTGGTGCCTGTATAGGTGGCTTGCTGATCAATTTTGCAGTGAGCGATGCAGAGGCGGCAAAACTGTATGTCAGCGGCCATCTTGGGGCGGCGTTTGCCGATGATTCAGACTGGGATTTGCCTGCTGGTGTGCCCTTTTCTTATGTGATAGGGTACGACACCGGCTGGAGTGGTTTGGCAGCGGTGGGTTATGAGTTTGAAAAAATCAGGCTGGAAGCGGAAATTGGCTACCAGAACAATGGGCTTGATTCGTTGAACGTTGTAGCATTCGGCGATGGTTCTGATGGTCCTGATGTTCCCGATGGTTCTATTCCATTGACAGGAGACCTGAATCTGCTGACGATGATGGTGAATGGTTATTACAGCTTTGACAACTCATCAAAGTTTACCCCGTATATCAGCGCTGGGTTTGGCTTTGCCTATGTCGAGTTAAAAGATCTTTATGCTGAAACTATGGATGAAGATCAGAGTAAATTAAATTTTTACGATACTGTTTTCGCCTATCAGTTCGGTGCAGGTGTTGAATACGGTATTTCTGAGCAGCTGTTTCTTGACCTGAGATATCGTTATTTCGCCACTTCTGATATTGCATTGGACTTCGGTCGGAGCGATACAGTTGATATGGAGTTTGCCAGCCATAACCTCTATGCCGGCGTGCGTTATCTGTTCTAG
- a CDS encoding outer membrane protein has protein sequence MKKTMITAAAGTLLLISSSMVSAQSGPYTSIHFGMAIPDDTDTSWSGVPLATVSADSGYAMTGALGYDFGGFRLESELGYQDNSIDTARVGGLSLPASGDMTIYSGLLNLYVDFRNESNITPYITAGMGLAHVAMDSFDVAGIVSSTSKYTDTVMIGQVGGGLEMAVNENLALDVRYRYMMTEEAHLGYLNSELSSHNVYAGLRFKF, from the coding sequence GTGAAAAAAACAATGATTACGGCTGCTGCCGGTACCCTGTTGCTTATCTCATCCTCTATGGTAAGTGCCCAGAGCGGTCCCTACACCAGCATACATTTCGGCATGGCAATTCCGGACGATACCGATACCAGCTGGTCCGGAGTACCATTGGCAACAGTGTCAGCAGATAGCGGTTATGCCATGACGGGTGCCCTTGGTTATGACTTCGGTGGATTTCGCCTTGAAAGTGAACTCGGCTACCAGGACAACTCGATCGACACGGCTCGAGTAGGCGGTCTTTCTCTGCCGGCCAGTGGAGATATGACTATCTATTCCGGGCTGTTGAACCTCTATGTTGATTTTCGCAATGAGAGCAATATAACCCCATATATCACCGCTGGTATGGGTCTGGCACATGTGGCTATGGACAGTTTTGATGTTGCCGGAATTGTCTCATCAACCTCAAAGTACACAGATACTGTGATGATCGGCCAGGTTGGTGGGGGGCTTGAGATGGCAGTGAACGAGAACCTGGCACTGGATGTGCGCTATCGTTACATGATGACGGAAGAGGCTCACCTCGGTTACCTCAACTCCGAACTCTCCAGCCATAATGTGTATGCCGGCCTGCGCTTTAAATTTTAG
- a CDS encoding HPP family protein: MKKNVQVFWSWLGAFIGIGLVSAVTRFVLDGTGLTLVIGSFGASAVLIYCAIESPLAQPRNVMGGHILSALVGVAACQLFADQLWLAAPFAVATAIAVMQLTATVHPPGGATALIAVIGGENIHQLGYSYALFPVATGALILLAVALVINRIAPGRSYPKKS, from the coding sequence ATGAAAAAAAATGTCCAGGTTTTCTGGTCCTGGCTTGGTGCATTTATCGGCATAGGTCTGGTCTCCGCTGTAACCAGGTTCGTGCTTGATGGAACCGGGCTTACCCTTGTCATCGGCTCCTTCGGGGCGTCTGCTGTGCTCATTTATTGCGCCATAGAGAGCCCTCTGGCCCAGCCTAGAAATGTTATGGGCGGGCATATTCTCTCGGCTCTGGTCGGTGTTGCCGCCTGCCAGCTTTTTGCAGATCAACTCTGGCTGGCGGCCCCTTTTGCTGTCGCCACGGCCATTGCCGTGATGCAATTGACGGCGACAGTCCATCCGCCAGGGGGCGCGACTGCGCTTATTGCAGTGATCGGTGGGGAGAATATCCATCAACTCGGTTATTCGTATGCGCTGTTTCCGGTTGCAACCGGGGCATTGATTCTGTTGGCGGTGGCACTTGTAATCAACCGGATCGCCCCGGGCAGAAGTTATCCAAAGAAGAGTTGA
- a CDS encoding cupin domain-containing protein: MAEDFTKTHFDFASLPWLTSPRKKLKLEGVALGLINLPPNEGYTFTHAHRKQEEVYLVIEGSGCISVNGDLTELVRGDCIRVSPHASRALKAHDNGLLAVCCGAVPMGYPHNPESRYMIDDGIPNYDEIPEWYQGREDIIQRNQELKKRMERAAQKRGNQK, translated from the coding sequence ATGGCGGAAGACTTTACCAAAACCCACTTTGATTTTGCCTCCCTCCCCTGGCTGACCAGCCCCCGCAAAAAACTTAAGCTGGAAGGGGTCGCCCTTGGGCTTATCAACCTGCCCCCGAATGAAGGGTACACCTTCACCCATGCCCACCGGAAGCAGGAAGAAGTCTATCTGGTGATCGAGGGCAGTGGCTGCATCAGTGTAAACGGGGATCTGACAGAGCTTGTGCGCGGAGACTGCATCAGGGTTTCACCCCACGCCAGCCGTGCCCTGAAGGCCCATGACAATGGCCTGCTGGCAGTCTGCTGCGGCGCAGTGCCCATGGGTTATCCCCACAACCCGGAATCACGCTACATGATTGATGACGGTATTCCGAACTATGACGAAATTCCAGAGTGGTATCAAGGCCGGGAAGATATCATTCAAAGGAACCAGGAACTGAAAAAGCGGATGGAACGTGCAGCCCAGAAAAGGGGAAATCAAAAGTAG
- a CDS encoding amidohydrolase family protein — protein MKQVDDSTSYIRAGWLIDGSGKAAQKDVLLVVNTGQIVFIKPYAPEIIPANGQLTDLSFATILPPLIDSHLHLSMSGAVDAALRENQLVAGCEELLPYIHRHLKQLFDHGVLAVRDGGDRHDCVLEFMAKGMSNYPIAIHSPGRAYHRAGRYGGLIGRAVAEGDSPAELLMRRNHQQDYLKVVNSGLNSLKEYGHETPPQFSKDELKNLCELAHSKQIKVMVHANGRVPVQQAIEAGCDSIEHGFFMGRKNLERMVEYGCTWVPTVVTMKAYAEVLEFEGNISGAAIAARNYESQLEQLRQAKKIGVKVALGTDSGSPGVLHGESVFEEMKLYGKAGYSLVETVQCATANGAELLGLADKGILQTQAAANFLVARGTPAQLPRKLSYLENIFIAGKPSALYRKNPVK, from the coding sequence ATGAAGCAGGTTGATGACTCTACAAGCTATATCAGGGCGGGCTGGCTGATAGATGGCAGCGGAAAGGCTGCGCAAAAAGATGTACTTCTGGTGGTAAATACAGGGCAAATAGTCTTTATAAAACCATATGCACCGGAAATTATCCCTGCCAATGGTCAGCTTACTGATCTGAGCTTTGCCACCATTCTACCTCCTCTTATCGACAGTCATCTTCATTTGAGCATGTCCGGGGCGGTTGATGCGGCTTTACGAGAAAACCAGCTGGTTGCAGGGTGTGAAGAACTGTTACCCTATATCCACAGGCACTTAAAGCAGCTTTTCGACCATGGAGTGCTTGCGGTGCGTGATGGTGGAGATCGTCATGATTGTGTGCTGGAATTCATGGCAAAAGGTATGAGCAATTATCCGATAGCAATCCATTCCCCGGGGAGAGCGTACCACAGGGCGGGACGATACGGAGGCCTCATTGGCAGAGCGGTGGCTGAGGGTGACTCGCCGGCAGAGCTGCTGATGCGTCGAAATCACCAGCAGGATTATCTGAAAGTTGTGAATTCAGGATTAAATAGCCTGAAAGAATATGGTCATGAGACACCTCCGCAGTTCTCGAAGGATGAACTGAAAAATCTGTGCGAGCTGGCCCACAGTAAGCAAATCAAGGTAATGGTGCATGCCAATGGCAGAGTGCCGGTACAGCAGGCGATTGAGGCAGGTTGCGATTCAATAGAGCACGGTTTTTTCATGGGCAGAAAGAATCTTGAACGTATGGTGGAGTACGGTTGCACCTGGGTGCCAACCGTTGTTACCATGAAAGCATACGCAGAAGTGCTGGAGTTCGAGGGGAATATTTCCGGGGCAGCAATTGCCGCCAGAAATTATGAGAGCCAGCTGGAGCAGTTGCGGCAGGCAAAAAAAATCGGAGTGAAGGTGGCGTTGGGGACCGATTCGGGCAGCCCCGGTGTGCTGCATGGTGAATCTGTTTTCGAAGAGATGAAACTTTACGGCAAAGCGGGGTATTCGCTGGTTGAAACAGTGCAATGTGCCACGGCAAACGGGGCGGAACTGCTGGGACTTGCCGATAAAGGAATATTACAGACGCAAGCTGCGGCAAATTTTCTTGTAGCCCGTGGTACCCCGGCACAATTACCGAGAAAACTCTCATATCTTGAGAATATTTTTATTGCCGGCAAGCCCTCAGCTCTGTACAGAAAGAATCCTGTCAAATAG
- a CDS encoding aldehyde ferredoxin oxidoreductase C-terminal domain-containing protein yields MFSILRINTATGETKRESFDTKEYLLGARTLSSRLVSQEVEPTCDPFGRHNKLFFCTGALVGTTVSSSDRISIGSKSPLTGGIKESNAGGIVGTRMAEQGLRCIALEDAPKADAGWKIIVIGKDKVEMIDGEFLVGKGVYEKSDLLSEKFGKKAGCVTVGPTAEKLLLASGIACSDPHGVCSRYAGRGGLGAVMASKKIIAMVVLPDGEVKPEIVDPEAFKAGARKIVQLLKENPVSSKFTKYGTAAMVDICQALNVLPTKNFRQGTMEGAEKINAQSMYDTIKERGGEGRTQHACMLPCAIQCSNVYPNEDGSLLCSPIEYETMALMGSNLCLKNLDTIAMMNRISNDAGVDTLEVGAAMGVALEAGVAEFGDDEAILELMQEVRDLTPMGRILASGCKVAAKVLGVRHAPHVLGQGIPAYEPRGTKGMAMTYLSSPMGGDHTFGFTLRDEDVPTSKEGKVELSKKFQVIGSRMDAMGTCNFVRYSVRNDMSPLLDLMKAMYDVEITAEEFDEFVKETLRLEHQFNTDAGITLAHHRLCETFYEEAQPETGEKIDITDEEVAEACRW; encoded by the coding sequence ATGTTTTCCATTCTGAGAATCAATACCGCGACAGGAGAAACCAAAAGGGAAAGTTTTGATACCAAAGAGTATCTCCTTGGTGCGCGTACCCTGAGCTCCCGCCTGGTCAGCCAGGAGGTTGAGCCGACCTGTGATCCGTTCGGGCGTCACAACAAACTCTTTTTCTGTACCGGTGCGCTGGTTGGTACCACCGTTTCAAGTTCAGACAGGATCAGTATCGGCAGCAAAAGCCCACTGACCGGTGGTATTAAAGAGAGTAATGCCGGCGGTATTGTTGGTACTCGTATGGCTGAGCAGGGTCTCCGTTGTATCGCTCTGGAAGATGCGCCGAAAGCGGATGCGGGCTGGAAAATCATCGTAATCGGCAAAGACAAAGTCGAGATGATTGATGGCGAGTTTCTTGTAGGTAAAGGCGTGTATGAAAAGTCTGATCTCCTGAGCGAGAAATTCGGCAAAAAAGCAGGTTGTGTCACTGTTGGACCAACCGCTGAAAAGCTGCTGCTTGCTTCCGGTATCGCCTGTTCCGATCCACATGGCGTCTGTTCCCGATATGCTGGTCGTGGCGGACTTGGTGCGGTAATGGCGAGCAAGAAGATAATCGCCATGGTTGTATTGCCAGATGGCGAAGTAAAGCCTGAGATTGTTGACCCGGAGGCGTTCAAAGCCGGTGCCAGGAAGATTGTTCAGCTGCTGAAGGAAAATCCGGTGTCCTCCAAGTTCACCAAGTATGGTACTGCGGCCATGGTAGACATCTGCCAGGCATTGAACGTGCTGCCGACCAAGAACTTCCGTCAGGGTACCATGGAAGGTGCAGAGAAGATCAACGCCCAGTCCATGTACGACACCATCAAGGAGCGCGGTGGCGAAGGCCGGACCCAGCATGCCTGTATGTTGCCTTGCGCAATCCAGTGTTCAAACGTCTACCCGAACGAGGACGGTTCACTGCTCTGTTCCCCGATTGAGTATGAGACCATGGCGCTGATGGGCTCCAACCTCTGTTTGAAAAATCTCGACACCATCGCCATGATGAACCGCATCTCCAACGATGCCGGTGTTGACACCCTCGAAGTGGGTGCGGCAATGGGTGTGGCGCTTGAGGCCGGTGTTGCCGAATTTGGTGACGACGAGGCTATCCTCGAGTTGATGCAGGAAGTTCGTGACCTGACCCCGATGGGCCGTATCCTCGCTTCCGGTTGTAAGGTTGCTGCTAAGGTTCTCGGCGTACGCCATGCGCCGCACGTTCTCGGCCAGGGTATCCCTGCCTACGAGCCGCGTGGTACTAAAGGCATGGCTATGACCTACCTCTCTTCACCGATGGGTGGTGATCACACCTTCGGTTTCACCCTGCGTGACGAAGATGTACCGACCAGCAAAGAAGGTAAGGTTGAGCTTTCCAAGAAGTTCCAGGTTATCGGCTCCCGCATGGATGCCATGGGAACCTGTAACTTTGTTCGTTACTCAGTGCGCAACGATATGAGCCCGCTCCTCGACCTGATGAAGGCCATGTACGATGTGGAGATCACCGCAGAGGAATTCGACGAATTTGTTAAAGAAACCCTGCGACTCGAGCATCAGTTCAATACCGATGCCGGTATTACTCTGGCACACCACCGCCTCTGCGAAACCTTCTACGAGGAAGCGCAGCCA